The Alphaproteobacteria bacterium DNA segment TTGAGTCCGCCACTCTTCCCACCGTTATCTTTACGCATCTGCCTTTAGACAACGGAAGCATGAGGGGAAATTTCTATTTCGATAAGGATTATCCCCATCATGCAGGTTACCCCGAAATTCAAGGAGAAAAGATACGAACCGTCATCGAAGAAAGCGGCAAAGTCTTTCTCTGTATAAATGGGCACGCTCATTGGAACGCCTATCATTGCATTGACGGCATTCATTATGTCACCATCCCTTCTTTGACAGAGACGTTTCTTACTTGGCCTCATCCTGATGAGGCGTATGCAAAGCTGTGTATCGGTGAACAAATCGAAATCGAGGTTTTCGGACGAGCGCCGATTTTTTATCGATTGCCCATCAAAGATCTGGCATCGCATTGGGTAAGTTCATTCAAGCCATACTCACCCAAGAAAGTTATGCCGAGTTGAACTAGTCTTGGTATCGGCGTTTTGAGCAATCAAAATGGACACCGATATCAAGAATTACGAAAAATCAATGGGTTACAAAAACGCATAAAAACTTTTGTTCTTTTAAATCATATACATAACAAGGAGCCTGTTCTTCCCCAGTCACGTCCGCCCCGCCATCCTACGCCTTTGGCTTCGGGTGGCAGGCCACCTTTGGTGGACTGACGCCCAATATAAAAAGTTGTAGGGTGTCTCCCGAAGCCTTTTGGCGTAGGGAGACCGTCTCCATGTGGTATGTCTATTTTCTTAGGCTCAGTAATGGGCATGTTTACGTCGGATCGACCAACGATTTGAAGCGGCGTTTTTCTTCACACCAATCTGGACAGGTTGAATCAACCAAGCCGCATCTACCCGCCAAACTGAAAAGCTACATTGCTGTTGAAACCGAAGATATAGCGAGAACGCTTGAAAGATACTTCAAATCCGGCTCCGGCAAGGCTTTTTCCAATAAGCGGTTTTGGTGAGAATTAGGCACCATCTGATTGCCAGATAGGCCAAAACTCTCTAAAAGTTATGGTAGCTGTTGACTCGGTACGGCGCGGTTAAGTCAACGGGTTAGGTATCTGGATGTATTTCGTGTGGTGGGAGGAGACAACCAAAAGGAGAATGCATCATGGTGGATTGGCTTTTTCCCTTAATCGGCGGCCTCGGCCTTGGTTCTTTGCTTAAAGGAATTGTTGACCACTTACTCGCGGCCAAATCAAAATCGAATGATCGCACATATCAAGAAAAAAAGGACTCATACATGGGGTTTCTTCAGGCTATCGCTGAGTCAACGTATGAGCCATCACTACAGAAAACAACTATGGCCGGTTTAGCAAAAGCGAGATGCGATTTGTTTGGATCGCGAGAAGTGAGGGATCGCATAAATGAATACCAAGTTCAGAAAGATAATCGCGAGTCCATTCTCAGTGAGATGATAATCGCAATGCGAAAAGATCTGGGTTTCTAATCACTCTGCGCTATATATTTTATACTGATCAATCTGTTGGCGCGATAGGATTTCTCGCGCCAGAACCCTCCGCCCCGCCAGCCTTCGCCCTAAGAAGGGCTTCGGCTGGCTTACGCCAGACGGAGCAAAACAAAAAAGGGAAGGCTGCCCTTCGAAGCCTTGGCGTAGGAGGGCTGGTTAGGACAGACAACGCCATGTTTTATGTCTATCTCATTCAAAGCGAAGCTTTTCCAGATCAACGCTACGTTGGATTCAGCACCGATCTGAAGGAGCGTTTGAAAACGCACAACGCGGGCGGCTCCGTTCATACGTCAAAATACAAACCTTGGCGTTTGGTCAGCTATCACGCCTTTGCCGATAAGCGCAAAGCTCAGGAGTTCGAATATTATCTCAAATCCGGTTCCGGCAGGGCCTTTGCCAATAAGCGGTTTTGGGGAGAACTTGGGATTGATGGTGCGAAGAATCTCCGAGTAAAACCTACGCTTCAGGCGAACATAACGAACTCAAGTTAACATTCCCCGACGAAAAGCCATTCATAAAGACAGCGACAAATGGGTGTCGTCGCCCAAACTGAATGGGGCCTAAAGGACAAAATTGACACACATACAGTGACCAAATCGCTTTCCGCAGGGCAAATTTCTTGCTTTGAGAAAAGCCCATGGATAACGTTTTTTATCCCTCTCTCGATCTCGTGAAATCCCATGCCACAAAAGCTGACGCTTGTTTTCGCCGCCGTGTTCCTGCTGCTAGCCATGGCGCCGCCTGAATCCGCACACGCTGATTTGATCCCATCGGGCGATGGTGACTGCTACAACACGGTGACTCATGTCATCACCAGCGGGGCCTGCCCAAGCTCGGGCGGATCGACCGCCCCGGAGACGCCATCGGCTTCTGCCCTGAACACACCATCGGCTGCTGCCGTGAACACACAATCGACCACCATGAAGACACAAGGCGCGTTCACGGCCATCCAATCAGCCAGCAGTGCTGCGGTCAGCGACCAGATTAACGCTGACGACAGTACGGATGACGGGCAGGATGACGACGATGCAAACGACGGCACGACGACCTCCGCGACCGACGTTGCCTATTGCGACTCTTCCCAGTGTTACAGCAGCAAGGGCAATGTGGTGGGTTCGTGCAATTCCCTGGCTGGTGTCTGTTATGCGGGCTATCCCTATGCCGACAAGGCCTGCGACACGTCTTCGGAGTGCAGCAATAGCGGCCTCGCCGACACGAATCATACCTATGACACGGGCTACCAGAGTGCGGGATTGAGCGATGAGATGAAAAAAGCTCAGAGCGCGCAAATGGCCTCAACCTTCTTTCAGGTCCTGGCTATTGTGGCGGCTATGCCTGCAGGGCTCGACGCTGTTTCTCAACAGATGGTCCGTCCTAAAAAAATCCCGTCTCTATATGATTATGGTTTGAGCTTAACGAGCCATTATGGCGAGTCGAATTTCTCGGGTTCCGGTTCAGGCGCAGGCGGGGTGCGCGACGAGAGAAACATCGGCTTTACGATAAAGGGCGGGGTGAGTACCGACGATTGGGGCGTGAGCGTGAGCGTTCCTGTGCAGCGTTCGCGGAGCGATGGCATCTACTCGGCCACCAATAACACCAGCTATGGCTTTGCCGTCACGCCGGTTTACCACCTTCTGCGTGAACCCTTGCACGGGCTGTCGCTGAATCTGGGGACCGTGTTCGGCTATGGCTATTACAATTACGATCATCTCCACAAGCTCAACGACCCGGCGGGGCCGTTTCGCCTCGGCGACTACGAGGATGACCAGAACATCCAGATGGGCGCCTTTTTCAAGGCCTCACAACATATGCGCGCCAACTCGGTGTTGAGCCTGGGGGCCTCCTATGTCAATCACCATGCCTTACAGAACAGGGGTGATGTCGGCCTCGATAACGCCGTGACCATGGTCAATCTTGGCTATCTCTACAAGCTTTCCAACAAATCCCGCATCACAGCAGATATGAAGATGGTTCATGTCAGCCAATACGCGCTCGACGCATCGTCCACATACGGTCAGGCCGATATCGGCTTCACACAGAAACTAGACAAAGACATCGCCCTGCGCGCCAAGGTTACGCGCAGCTTCGGTCATAGTGATTGGACATCGACAGACGGTATGCTCAACCTGCTTTGGACCGGAATGTAATACGAAGCATGTTGGCAAGACGCATCTTTGTTTTATGGATGTTGCTTTTTCCGGCGATGGCTTCGGCGGCGAATGCGCCGCCCGTTTTCTTTCCCGGCACAAACATGGCCCTTGAGGATGGCGACATCATCCTTTCCAGCACACTGAACTCGATCGATGTGCTGAACCGTGTATTTGGATACCCTTCTGGCCCCTATACGCACGCCACTTTGTTCCTGAACTTGCCTGACAAGGGGCCGCAACTGCTGAGCTTTCAGGCATCAGGTCTGCTTTATGTTGACCCGGCGGCATATATGGCGCGCGCCTATAAAATGGCGCTGGTGCGGTTGCGCCCAGGGTCTGATTCCAAGAGAATTCGGGACGCTTTTACGGAAGTCAGTCGGCGTAAGCTGGAATTCGATTTCGATATGCGCTGGCCGGCCATTGACAGCCCCAAAACCTATTGCGTGGGGCTGATATCCCAAATCTTCCGGGTTGCCGATTTGCCCGATCCCTTTCCTTTTCGCGCCGCGCGCCCGAATGATTTTTGGAGTCGCTGGGGACACCAGACGCTCAATCTCGATCTTGCTCAGATTGTCTCGCCCAATGCTGTTCTGGCCGAAAAGACGTTCGAGGTTGTGGCCACCTACCAGAACCCTGCCATCAACGCGACGGGTTATGAAGCCATGCAAAATGCGGTGGTGAACCGCATCGAACATTACCTTGATGTTGAGAAACGAAACTTCGCCGCGCCGAGTCTAGGCGATCTGCTTGTCTTGCGAATAGCCAAGCTCGGCCTTGTTGAGAACGCTCCCATTCTTTCGCGTCTGCCTCCCGAGAAACAACGCATTTTTGTGGTCTTTAACGACTTTATGGAAAGCGTGACGAGAAAGACCTTTCGCACCATGGCGCGCGATGAAGAGGCCGTATGGAGCGAGAAAGACGTGACTGATCTCACCGAAAGCATCGCCGACGCCTATCGTGACCGATATTTTGTTTCACCCTAAAATACGCCGTCTTTGTTTCTTTGGGGCGCTTGTCCTCCTGCTGGCGCCAGTAGAAGCACAAGCCGCATGCAGCGCATCCATGGCGCAAGAGCTGGCGCAAGCGACCATGACAAGGCTGCATGACCTGGTCGGCGGCACAATCCCGCCGCCCCCTTATATTGTGCTGCATGCAAGCGCCGCTGATCTTCCGCGGGGCGGCGAGGATGTGGTGGGTGTTTACCAGCCGCCTTTGCAAACCATGCACCTTGTGTGCGGTAAAGAGACGACGACGGATGATTTCACCACTGAAGTGCGGCACGAGGCCACGCATCATTATCTCTACGCCGCCTTTGGTCTTGTGCCGTTCTGGCTGAATGAAGGGCTTGCAACCTATATGGAAAGCGGGCCGCTGACGGAGGCCACGGCGAAAGATCATCTCAACCCTTCGCGGCTAAGAACTTTTCAAGCGCTGATCCGCCATGGCACTGCGCCACAGCTTTCGGATATTCTGAAAAACGCACGAAGCCATCTCGCGCTTTCCGATACCTATGCCGCCTGCTGGGCGCTGATTTTCGCATTGATGCATGATGATGATGCGCAACGCCAAGCTCGTCACCGCCGGATGCTCCGGTCCCTTTTGGCCCTGGCCGCATCACAGCCCGAAGGCATCAACGCAGCCTTTGTCGAAGAAATAACGCGCGATGGTGAAAGCTTGGAAGAATGGGAACAAAGCTGGCGTCGCGCTCTTTGGGCCTGGCGCTAACCAAAACAAAGGGTTTCAAATCATCGATCCCTTTTCGTCCCCCTGCTTGATGCGGGGCTTACCTCCGCCCAGCCATTGACAGAGCCCTAGCGGCACTCAGGGTTCTTCCCCCGCTTTATGCGGAGCTTCCAAATAAGCCTGCCAGGCGGATTGCAATCCGGCGGGGGCTTGTAGCACGAGATTGGCGGGGGGCAGTTCGGCGAGGAAGCGGGAAGGGATGGCGGGGCCCCAGTTGCCGTGTAGGCGGCGGGTGGTGGCCAGGGTGATGATGGCTTGGCGGCGGGCGCGGGTCAGGCCCACATAGGCCAGGCGGCGTTCTTCCTCTAAAGCCGAGCTGCCGCCTTCGTCCAGGGCGCGGCGATGGGGAAACAGGCCTTCTTCCCATCCGGCCAGGAATACCGTGTCGAATTCCAGCCCCTTGGCGGCGTGGATGGTCATCAGGCTGACGGCCTCGGCATCGTTGGCTTCAAGAACTTCGGCCACCAGGGCGATATGCTCTAAAAAGGCCGATAAATCGGCAAAAGCCGCCAGGGCGTTTTGCAGTTCCTTGAGATTCTCAAGGCGCGATTTGGCATCCGGCCCCGTCTCGGCCTGCCAGAAAGCCAACAAACCCGAATTTTCCATCACCAGCCGCGCCAATTGATCCGGCGGCAGGCGCGTGGCCTCGTCCCGCCAACGGTCCAGTTTGTCCAGCAAATCCGTCAGGGCCTGGCGGGGTTTGGGCTTGATCTCGGTCCCGGCGATCAATTGCGCAGCAGCGGCGGTCAGAGGGATGCCTTGCGCCTGGCGCAGGGCGTGCAGCCGCGCCAACACGGCGGGGCCAAGGCCGCGCTTGGGCGTGTTGATGATGCGCTCGAAAGCCAAATCGTCTTGCGGGGCGGCGATGACGCGCAAATAGGCGACCGCGTCGCGCACTTCCTGGCGTTCATAAAAACGCGCGCCGCCCACCACGCGGTGCGGAATGCCCAGCACCACCAGGCGCTCTTCAAACTCGCGTGTCTGGAATCCGGCGCGCACCAACACGGCCATCGATCGTAGGGGAGTGCCCTGATGATATGACTGGGCGATGTGTTCGCCCACGCGATGCGCCTCGTCCGCGCCGTCCCAGCAGGGCCACAAGCGCACCGGTTCGCCCACCGCATCCGCTGTCCATAGGGTCTTGCCCAGACGGCCTCGGTTATGGGCGATCAGTCCCGATGCGGCGGCCAGGATATGGCCGGTCGAGCGGTAATTTTGTTCTAACCTGACCAAGCGCGCGCCGGGAAAGTCCTTTTCAAAGCGCAAGATATTGCCGATCTGCGCCCCGCGCCAGCTGTAGATCGACTGGTCGTCATCGCCCACGCAGCACAGATTGCGATGCTCTTGGGCCAACAGGCGCAGCCATAAATATTGCACCGTGTTGGTGTCTTGATATTCGTCCACCAAGATATAACGCCACCGGCGGCGGCAATCGGCCAGAATGTCGCTATGCTCGCGCAGCAAGGTCAAGGCATGCAGCAAAAGATCGCCAAAATCGCAGGCGTTCAGCGCCAATAGGCGTTCTTGGTACCGCGCGTAAATGGCCGGCAGTCGGCCCCCGAATTCGCGTCCGCCGTCATGGGGGGAGATATCGGCGGGACGCAAGGCCGCGTCCTTCCAGGACTGGATGGCGGCCAGGGCCACGCGCGCCGGGTTGCGCTTGGCGTCAAGGTTTTCCTCTTCCAGAATCTGCTGTAACAGGCGCAGTTGATCGTCGGTGTCGAGGATGGAAAAGCCCGGAGCCAGGCCCACGCGCTCGGCATAACGGCGCAGCAGCCGCGTGGCCAGGGCGTGGAACGTGCCTAGCCACCAGCCTTCGACCGGCTGGCCCAGCAGATGGGCCACGCGCAGGCTCATCTCGCGCGCGGCCTTGTTGGTGAAGGTCACGGCCAGCACCTGCCAGGGCGAGGCTTTGCCCGAGATCAGCAACCAGGCCAAGCGGGTGGTCAGGGCCTTGGTCTTGCCCGTGCCTGCCCCTGCAAGCACCAGCACCGGCCCTTCGGTGGTCATCACGGCCTCGCGCTGGGGCGGATTCAACCCCTCTAACAACGCCGCCGCCGCCGGATGCAAGGGCGCATCGGGCATGTCGGGCAAGGTCATGGGGGGAATGGAGGCGGGAAGGTTCATGACTTCTTGAATAGCATGCCCAAGACCGATCTTGTCACGATGTTCTGACTGTCCGGCTTTAGATTCTGGCGAAAAAAAGGAAAAGGCAGACGGGATGCCGAGTTAACCTTTTGCAAACCCAAGAATCGCTTGGGATGCACAAAAACGCTTTGCAACCGAGTCTATCTCCTATACCCCTTGAGGAGATGATTCTCGATCTTTGTGCAGGAGGCTCGCGCCATGATCACCTTGTCCGTTGCTGATCCCGATCTGTCCACCATGAGTCCGCGCCTGACGGTGCTGGGCATCGGCGGCGCGGGGAACAACGCCGTGGACAATATGATCCGCGCCAATTTGCAGGGCGTGGATTTTATCAGCGCGAACACCGATGCCCAGGCGCTGGAAGGCAGCCTGGCACCCAAGAAGATCCATCTGGGACCGCACACCACGCGCGGCCTGGGCGCGGGCGCGCGGCCCGATATCGGACGCGCGGCGGCGGAAGAGCAGCTGGACGAGATCATGGCGGCCTTGGAAGGCTCGAACATGCTGTTCATCGCGGCGGGCATGGGCGGCGGCACGGGCACCGGCGCGGCTCCGGTCGTGGCGCGCGCCGCGCGTGAGGCCGGCATGCTGACCGTGGCCGTGGTGACCAAGCCGTTCCAATTCGAAGGCGCGCAGCGCATGCGCACCGCCGAGGCCGGCATGGCCGAGCTTCAGCAATATGTGGACACGCTGATCGCCATCCCCAATCAGAACCTGTTCAGAATCGCCAACGAGAAGACGACCTTCGTCGAAGCCTTTCGCATGGCCGACGAGGTCTTGCATTGCGGCGTGCGCGGCGTGACGGATTTGATCGTCGTGCCGGGCATCATCAATTTGGATTTTGCCGATATCCGTTCGGTGATGAGCGGCATGGGCCGCGCCATGATGGGCACGGGCGAGGCCGAAGGCCAGGGCCGCGCCACCTCCGCCGCCGAAGCCGCCATCGCCAATCCCTTGTTGGACGAAGTGTCGATGAAGGGCGCGCGCAGCGTGCTGATCAACATCACC contains these protein-coding regions:
- a CDS encoding DUF1570 domain-containing protein gives rise to the protein MAQELAQATMTRLHDLVGGTIPPPPYIVLHASAADLPRGGEDVVGVYQPPLQTMHLVCGKETTTDDFTTEVRHEATHHYLYAAFGLVPFWLNEGLATYMESGPLTEATAKDHLNPSRLRTFQALIRHGTAPQLSDILKNARSHLALSDTYAACWALIFALMHDDDAQRQARHRRMLRSLLALAASQPEGINAAFVEEITRDGESLEEWEQSWRRALWAWR
- a CDS encoding GIY-YIG nuclease family protein; this encodes MFYVYLIQSEAFPDQRYVGFSTDLKERLKTHNAGGSVHTSKYKPWRLVSYHAFADKRKAQEFEYYLKSGSGRAFANKRFWGELGIDGAKNLRVKPTLQANITNSS
- a CDS encoding UvrD-helicase domain-containing protein, with product MTLPDMPDAPLHPAAAALLEGLNPPQREAVMTTEGPVLVLAGAGTGKTKALTTRLAWLLISGKASPWQVLAVTFTNKAAREMSLRVAHLLGQPVEGWWLGTFHALATRLLRRYAERVGLAPGFSILDTDDQLRLLQQILEEENLDAKRNPARVALAAIQSWKDAALRPADISPHDGGREFGGRLPAIYARYQERLLALNACDFGDLLLHALTLLREHSDILADCRRRWRYILVDEYQDTNTVQYLWLRLLAQEHRNLCCVGDDDQSIYSWRGAQIGNILRFEKDFPGARLVRLEQNYRSTGHILAAASGLIAHNRGRLGKTLWTADAVGEPVRLWPCWDGADEAHRVGEHIAQSYHQGTPLRSMAVLVRAGFQTREFEERLVVLGIPHRVVGGARFYERQEVRDAVAYLRVIAAPQDDLAFERIINTPKRGLGPAVLARLHALRQAQGIPLTAAAAQLIAGTEIKPKPRQALTDLLDKLDRWRDEATRLPPDQLARLVMENSGLLAFWQAETGPDAKSRLENLKELQNALAAFADLSAFLEHIALVAEVLEANDAEAVSLMTIHAAKGLEFDTVFLAGWEEGLFPHRRALDEGGSSALEEERRLAYVGLTRARRQAIITLATTRRLHGNWGPAIPSRFLAELPPANLVLQAPAGLQSAWQAYLEAPHKAGEEP
- a CDS encoding GIY-YIG nuclease family protein, whose protein sequence is MWYVYFLRLSNGHVYVGSTNDLKRRFSSHQSGQVESTKPHLPAKLKSYIAVETEDIARTLERYFKSGSGKAFSNKRFW
- the ftsZ gene encoding cell division protein FtsZ, which encodes MITLSVADPDLSTMSPRLTVLGIGGAGNNAVDNMIRANLQGVDFISANTDAQALEGSLAPKKIHLGPHTTRGLGAGARPDIGRAAAEEQLDEIMAALEGSNMLFIAAGMGGGTGTGAAPVVARAAREAGMLTVAVVTKPFQFEGAQRMRTAEAGMAELQQYVDTLIAIPNQNLFRIANEKTTFVEAFRMADEVLHCGVRGVTDLIVVPGIINLDFADIRSVMSGMGRAMMGTGEAEGQGRATSAAEAAIANPLLDEVSMKGARSVLINITSGPDMTLFEVDQAVSRIREEIDADDANIIFGTSFSEDMEGRLRVSVVATGMDVGEAVGTNTNAGGVVHLAHERSRGASLRTYGNPPAQENIYAAAPRMQQSVAQTSVYADSARVATPMAATGTDSFMAPRSAQAPMRAPASAQGGVAVNRYSAPPQSASSAPVAAGNDANLFDRAPPPATAPASAPSDSGNLSVNPQEKPRLSGREEPTAERMDIPTFLRRQSN